The following is a genomic window from Gemmatimonadota bacterium.
ACCGCGCGGCTGCGCGAGGAGTTCGCGGCACACTTCCCCCGGGGGATCGTCTTCTCCCGGGCGGTGTGGCAGGAGGAGAAGCGCTGGGCCCTGGCGCGATAGCGCGCCGCCCCGGCATTACACTTCGGCATGCTGCCGATCGTCCGCGACCTCGCCCACTCCCACCGCACCGGCACCACCAACCGTCGCCTCGGCGCCGCGCTGGCGTTCGTGGCCGGCGCCGCCAACGCCGGCGGCTTCCTCGCGGTGGGGCGCTACACCTCCCACATGACCGGCATCGTCTCCGCCATGGCCGACGACCTGGTCCTGGGCCAGCTGGCCCTCGCCGCGAGCGGCTTCGCCGCCCTCCTGGCGTTCCTGGTCGGCGCCACCAGCACCACCATCGCCATCCACTGGGCCCGCCGCCGCCGGCTGCGCAGCCTGTATGCGCTCCCGCTGCTGCTCGAAGCGGTCCTGCTGCTGGCGTTCGGGCTGATCGGGGGCACCCTCACCCAGCGGACCACCTTCCTGCTCCCCGCGACCGTGGTGCTGCTCTGCTTCCTCATGGGCCTGCAGAACGCGGTCATCACCAAGGTCTCGCGGGCCGAGATCCGCACCACCCACGTCACCGGGCTGGTGACCGACCTCGGCATCGAGCTGGGCAAGCTGTTCTACCTCAATCGCCTGCCGGTCGAGGCGCCGGTGCTGGCCAATCGCGCCCGGCTCCGGGTGCACCTGCTGCTCATCGGCTGCTTCTTCGTGGGCGGGGTGAGCGGGGCGTACGGGTTCAAGCGCTTTGGCTACGGCGCCACCGTCCCGCTCGCGCTGCTGCTCGGCCTGCTCGCCGCGCGGCCG
Proteins encoded in this region:
- a CDS encoding DUF1275 domain-containing protein, translating into MLPIVRDLAHSHRTGTTNRRLGAALAFVAGAANAGGFLAVGRYTSHMTGIVSAMADDLVLGQLALAASGFAALLAFLVGATSTTIAIHWARRRRLRSLYALPLLLEAVLLLAFGLIGGTLTQRTTFLLPATVVLLCFLMGLQNAVITKVSRAEIRTTHVTGLVTDLGIELGKLFYLNRLPVEAPVLANRARLRVHLLLIGCFFVGGVSGAYGFKRFGYGATVPLALLLGLLAARPLLDDLELRFRLWRRRRPGG